AAACCTGAAGGGCGTTTACTTTCTTTAAGACACCATGACCAAAAACTGCTTGTAAAACACTTCCAAAAGTTGCAATTAATATAAACAGATTTCCTTCAATTGCCCGAAAAACAAATTTTTTTCCATCTAAAATAAGAGGTGATAATATAATAAGAAATACTCCTGACAACGCAAAGAGCATTCCCGCCAATACTTTTAATTTTGGTTTTTCCCTCAAAAATATTATCGATAATAAATAAACGAATACTGGACCGGAAGAGGCAATCACTGGTACATTGATACTCTCGGTTTTTCCTAATCCCATAAAGAAAAATGAAATGTTGATGGTAATACCAAAAAATCCGACTAAAATAATTTCCAACCATTGTCTCGCTGTTAATTTTTGCCATTTATTCAAGGCTATCGGCAAAAAAATCAATCCGGCAAAAAAGAAACGGATGAAAGCTAAAGTAAACGGCGGAATATTGGTCAATGCGAACTT
The sequence above is drawn from the Candidatus Gracilibacteria bacterium genome and encodes:
- a CDS encoding DMT family transporter produces the protein MNPILALIIANVIWGMASPIFKFALTNIPPFTLAFIRFFFAGLIFLPIALNKWQKLTARQWLEIILVGFFGITINISFFFMGLGKTESINVPVIASSGPVFVYLLSIIFLREKPKLKVLAGMLFALSGVFLIILSPLILDGKKFVFRAIEGNLFILIATFGSVLQAVFGHGVLKKVNALQVSAITFLFGSLTFIPFIPKELAIWDISFLNFAGLTGIIYGVFFSTALAYFLFYYGVSKLNAQEVGIFTYIDPLAAIVVAGPLLNEYPNLFYLIGGVLIFGGIYFAEGRVHWHPFHRLKNTTNTTNK